One Gordonia sp. SID5947 genomic region harbors:
- a CDS encoding non-ribosomal peptide synthetase, giving the protein MIYATDLFDADTARSMIDRLSRILDAVTAAPHRAIGDVPMLADTESAELTPVSGGPGAGPVVLADLFAAAADRWPDRVAVVDAHGEERTYAELDERSNRLARWLIGQGIGVESLVALAIGRSADLLTAIWAVAKTGAGYVPIDPDYPAARVASMVTDSGAALGLTVSRAGALPDEGFEWLRLDADDVAAQIAALDASALDEERAVVRPDNVAYVIYTSGSTGRPKGVSVTHSGLANFAAQEMTRLGVRADDDHPPRVLGFASPSFDASVLEYLLATAAGGAVIYRADDAVGGELLQSFMRAQRITHTFLTPTVVATLEPGTLPDLSALMAGGEAVPQSLVGAWSPHVAVHNLYGPTETTIGLTLSAPMVAGAPVWLGGPLAGVGLLVLDDRMRPVPVGVTGELYATGVALSRGYLDRPALTAERFVANPYGAEGERMYRTGDVVRWRRDRSDALVVEYSGRSDDQVKLRGLRIELGEIESVLTAYPGVTTAVVVGIGGSVATALAAYLVADRLVDVEALRTAVGEQLPAFMVPSSVTFLDALPLTPVGKLDKAALPEPVLESATHVAPDTAQERTVARVFAEVLGVDDVGATDDFFALGGNSLSATRVVARLAEALELDLAVRDLFEAPTVRALAGRLVAGSGAVEPIVAGPRPDRIRLSNAQQRMWFLNQFDSGSPAYNIPVAMRLEGPLDGGVLRAALLDVMTRHEVLRTVYPQLDGDPVQQILTSEEAANRLDWDIADSERDLFAAATIGFDVTAELPIRARLLQTGPADHVLMLVAHHISADGESMRPLMHDLVLAHQARAAGRAPDFEPLSVQFADVALWQERVLGSADDPSSVLGEQLAYWTDHLAGLPDVLELPTDHPRPQVASMRGGLVEYSIPRHTAERIESLAREQGVTEFMVLHAVLAVLLARLSATQDIAIATPTAGRGQAVLDDLVGMFVNTLVLRTDIEGSATFDDVLQLIKRTDLDALANADVPFEYLVERLDPLRSEAFAPLTQVMLSFDQSLVQAGDSLATMADVAGDRPADDDPTGLRVTPVVDPGVPPARLDLSFGVATNGADGGWRGDIVYAADLFDRVTVRTFADRFVRLLDTLTAEPQRPVGDAEILDRSERHEDSERAQGADVLVSDEFIGDVVARQARRTPSATALRFGDRAVGYAEFTGRVNALARELISRGVGPDVAVGVCMPRSVEMVVAIHAVVTAGGQYVPIDTAAPVERIGYMVDTAGVALVLVAPDATPSALGEVDVDVLTVDTGAGLAGDTAPVTDADRLAPLRPEHAMYTIFTSGSTGRPKGVTLSHEAVLNRLWWGLHQLPIGTADTVVLKTPYTFDCSVPELFAPLMIGAQTLVLAAEGHLDPVYVAEQIAEHRATMVHFVPSMLSVFLELAGPERLATLDTVRILSTTGEALPPAVAAQTRARLPGADLFNLYGPTEAAVEITYQHVDTVDEDDSTTPIGVPVWNSTSHVLDGRLRPVPAGVAGELYVGGVQLARGYAARPDLTAERFVADPFGEPGSRLYRTGDLVRVNHQGELEYLGRTDFQVKLRGQRIELGEIESVLAGAPGVVHAVATVVTAPAGGEHLVAYLAGDAIDVDVIKHDVAQALPEYMRPSVWTVLDDIPRNTAGKLDRRALPEPDFASAGEFVAPSGALEELVAQVFADVLGVDRIGVTESFFDIGGNSLSATRVVARLAEALDAQVPVRMLFDAPSVRELVALVAPGSGQQATSIVAVTPRPDEIPLSLAQQRMWFINRFDPSATTYNIPIVLRLEGDLDAGALRTAMTDVVTRHEILRTTYPERDGIPRQLVHDVDEPGGRPDWAVVDTRADLESAVSRGFDVTSESPVRVRLWSSSADDHILAVVVHHIAADGESIAPLVADVMTAYAARRRGTPADRPALAVQFADYALWQQRELGSPDDPQSVIGRQLDFWGRELAGLPDVLEMPTDRPRPAVAGHRGAVSHFEIPAAIAGRIGGLAQAHAATPFMVVQSALAVLLARLAAADDIAIGTPTAGRGHRVLDDLVGMFVNTLVLRTQVDPSMPFGELIDVVRRVDVSAFEHADVPFEAVVERLNPVRSEAFAPLTQVSLTFDQSAMTDFAPAALAGAEIDGMQITPLTAPEVSAKVDLTVAVSAAPEGQPWAGSIVFATDLFDEPTVATFARRLIALLDTVTAVPEIAVGDVDLLEDTERAQLVPVSGPASDGQVLLGEMFDRSAREWPGREAVVDAMGGRLTYAELDARANRLSRVLIALGVGPDSRVALAIPRSVELMTAIWAVVRAGGAFVPIDPDYPRDRVLTMIDDCGAELGLTVPAVADLTDTGPRWLTMTGDEIRGHGLGDTEISADPLSPNELRGVPRPDNLAYVIYTSGSTGRPKGVAVTHRGLYDFTMGSIESIPYEAGSRTLGYVSPSFDVSIFELVVTMFGGGALIYRPADAVGGDDLHRYLVEQRITHAMVPTSVAATLSAEGLPDLKSLTTGGEVVPQTLVDEWAPHVDLYNAYGPTETTIAVTYTPPLLAGEPVYVGSPFRGVRLVVLDERLRPVPFGTAGELYVVGKAVARGYLGRPGQTAASFVATPYGDPGELMYRTGDVVRWALDRAGRYTIEFGGRSDDQVKLRGLRIELGEIETVLGEHPDVRRAVVLGVGAPVSALAAYVVGDPDLDVGGLRDHLADRLPRHMIPASFTVLDTLPMTPVGKLDKRALPQPVSEPTAYVEPSTESERQVAAVFADILDVDRVSATDGFFDLGGNSLSATRVVSRLRDHAPHVELAWLFSDPTVSGVAARIDAGTDSAVGETLLALRRGGNRSPLFCVHPAGGLAWFYGGLAPYLEGRPIYGLQDPHVVSGEPSAATVDELAARYVEEIRRVAPDGPYHLLGWSLGGHVAHAMATMLQADGHKVAFLGIMDAAAPSERDADGSPAGEAVAPAQDEGGSVVGDMLGGWRDLFDLGDDVHARTPEEVAAVVREQIAAMGLLRAEQVEWVMDSFEAAENIVTTYHPEVFDGPVAVVTATADKADPASVRWSWRRFVTGTIANIDVDAHHLGLADATSLEIIGPWLAERLEAR; this is encoded by the coding sequence ATGATCTACGCGACCGATCTGTTCGATGCCGACACCGCGCGGTCGATGATCGATCGACTGTCCCGGATTCTCGACGCGGTCACTGCCGCACCGCACCGTGCCATCGGCGACGTGCCGATGCTCGCAGACACCGAATCGGCGGAGCTCACGCCGGTGTCGGGTGGGCCGGGTGCCGGACCGGTGGTCCTCGCAGATCTGTTCGCCGCCGCCGCGGACCGGTGGCCGGATCGGGTCGCGGTCGTCGATGCCCACGGTGAGGAGCGCACGTACGCCGAACTCGATGAGCGGTCGAACCGTCTGGCGCGGTGGCTGATCGGACAGGGGATCGGCGTCGAATCCCTGGTCGCTCTGGCGATCGGCCGGTCCGCTGACCTGCTCACCGCGATCTGGGCGGTTGCGAAGACCGGTGCCGGCTATGTCCCCATCGACCCCGACTATCCGGCCGCTCGTGTCGCGTCCATGGTCACCGATTCCGGTGCCGCACTCGGACTCACGGTGTCTCGCGCCGGTGCGCTGCCCGACGAGGGCTTCGAGTGGCTGCGCCTGGATGCCGACGACGTGGCCGCGCAGATCGCCGCCCTCGACGCTTCCGCCCTCGACGAGGAGCGTGCCGTGGTCCGGCCGGACAACGTGGCCTACGTGATCTACACCTCGGGTTCGACCGGCCGGCCGAAGGGCGTCTCGGTCACGCATTCGGGTCTGGCGAACTTCGCGGCGCAGGAGATGACCCGTCTGGGCGTCCGCGCAGACGACGACCATCCGCCGCGTGTCCTCGGTTTCGCGTCACCGAGTTTCGACGCGTCGGTGCTGGAATACCTGCTCGCCACCGCCGCCGGGGGCGCCGTGATCTACCGTGCGGACGACGCGGTCGGCGGTGAACTGCTGCAATCCTTCATGCGTGCGCAGCGCATCACCCACACGTTCCTGACCCCGACGGTGGTCGCCACGCTGGAGCCGGGAACGCTGCCGGATCTGTCGGCATTGATGGCCGGCGGTGAGGCGGTACCGCAGTCGCTCGTCGGGGCCTGGTCGCCGCATGTCGCCGTCCACAATCTCTACGGTCCCACCGAGACCACCATCGGCCTCACCTTGTCGGCGCCGATGGTGGCGGGCGCCCCGGTGTGGCTGGGCGGGCCGCTGGCCGGTGTCGGACTGCTGGTTCTCGACGACCGGATGCGGCCGGTTCCCGTCGGCGTGACCGGCGAGCTCTATGCAACCGGGGTCGCCCTCTCACGCGGATATCTCGATCGCCCAGCACTCACCGCCGAACGATTCGTCGCGAATCCGTATGGCGCGGAAGGCGAGCGGATGTACCGGACCGGCGACGTCGTGCGCTGGCGTCGCGACCGTAGCGACGCCCTCGTCGTCGAGTACTCGGGCCGCAGCGACGACCAGGTGAAACTGCGTGGTCTACGCATCGAACTCGGCGAGATCGAATCGGTCCTCACCGCATATCCGGGTGTCACGACGGCGGTGGTCGTCGGCATCGGCGGCTCCGTCGCCACCGCGCTGGCCGCGTATCTTGTCGCCGACCGGCTGGTCGACGTCGAAGCACTGAGAACAGCGGTGGGTGAACAACTGCCGGCCTTCATGGTGCCCTCGTCGGTGACCTTCCTCGACGCCCTGCCGCTGACGCCGGTGGGCAAATTGGACAAGGCCGCACTTCCCGAGCCGGTGCTCGAGTCCGCGACACATGTGGCACCGGACACCGCACAGGAAAGGACGGTGGCCCGGGTGTTCGCCGAGGTCCTCGGCGTCGACGACGTCGGGGCGACCGACGATTTCTTCGCGCTCGGCGGCAACTCGCTGTCGGCGACCCGTGTGGTCGCACGACTTGCCGAGGCGCTGGAACTCGATCTCGCGGTGCGTGATCTGTTCGAGGCGCCGACCGTCCGTGCCCTCGCCGGACGACTCGTCGCCGGGTCCGGGGCCGTCGAACCGATCGTCGCCGGGCCGCGCCCGGACCGTATCCGGCTCTCCAATGCGCAGCAACGCATGTGGTTCCTCAACCAGTTCGACAGTGGCTCACCGGCTTACAACATCCCGGTGGCGATGCGCCTGGAAGGGCCGCTCGACGGCGGCGTGTTGCGCGCGGCTCTCCTCGATGTGATGACCCGGCACGAGGTGCTGCGCACCGTCTATCCGCAGCTCGACGGTGATCCCGTCCAGCAGATCCTGACCTCCGAGGAGGCCGCGAACCGACTCGACTGGGACATCGCCGACTCCGAACGCGATCTGTTCGCCGCGGCCACCATCGGGTTCGACGTGACCGCGGAATTGCCCATCCGTGCGCGACTGCTGCAAACCGGACCGGCCGACCACGTCCTGATGCTCGTCGCGCATCACATCTCCGCGGACGGTGAGTCGATGCGGCCGCTGATGCACGACCTGGTGCTCGCGCATCAGGCCCGCGCGGCCGGACGTGCGCCCGACTTCGAGCCGCTGAGCGTGCAGTTCGCCGATGTCGCGCTATGGCAGGAACGTGTCCTCGGGTCCGCCGACGACCCGTCGTCGGTGCTGGGTGAGCAGCTCGCCTACTGGACCGATCACCTCGCGGGGCTCCCGGACGTCCTCGAACTCCCGACCGATCACCCGCGTCCGCAGGTCGCCTCGATGCGCGGCGGCCTCGTCGAGTACTCGATCCCGCGCCATACCGCCGAACGCATCGAGTCGCTGGCGCGGGAACAGGGCGTCACCGAGTTCATGGTGCTGCACGCCGTGCTGGCGGTCCTGCTCGCCCGGCTGTCGGCGACGCAGGACATCGCGATCGCCACCCCGACCGCCGGTCGTGGGCAGGCCGTCCTCGACGACCTCGTGGGCATGTTCGTCAACACGCTGGTGCTGCGGACCGACATCGAGGGTTCGGCAACCTTCGACGATGTGCTGCAGCTGATCAAGCGCACCGATCTCGACGCGCTCGCCAACGCCGACGTGCCGTTCGAATATCTGGTGGAGCGACTCGATCCGCTGCGCTCGGAGGCGTTCGCGCCGCTGACGCAGGTGATGCTCTCGTTCGACCAGAGCCTGGTGCAGGCGGGTGACTCGCTCGCCACGATGGCCGACGTCGCCGGCGATCGCCCGGCAGACGACGATCCGACCGGTCTGCGGGTGACCCCAGTGGTCGACCCGGGGGTGCCGCCTGCGCGACTCGACCTGTCGTTCGGGGTGGCGACGAACGGTGCCGACGGTGGCTGGCGCGGCGACATCGTCTACGCCGCCGACCTGTTCGATCGTGTCACCGTGCGAACCTTCGCCGACCGATTCGTCCGGCTGCTCGACACGCTGACCGCTGAGCCGCAGCGGCCGGTGGGTGACGCGGAGATCCTGGATCGGTCGGAGCGTCACGAGGACTCCGAGCGCGCACAGGGCGCGGACGTGCTGGTGAGTGACGAGTTCATCGGCGACGTGGTGGCCCGGCAGGCGCGCAGGACCCCGTCGGCCACCGCGCTGCGATTCGGCGACCGCGCAGTCGGATACGCGGAGTTCACCGGCCGGGTCAATGCCCTGGCGCGCGAATTGATCTCGCGCGGCGTCGGTCCCGACGTCGCGGTGGGTGTCTGCATGCCGCGTTCGGTCGAGATGGTGGTCGCCATCCATGCCGTCGTAACCGCAGGCGGGCAGTATGTCCCGATCGACACCGCTGCTCCGGTCGAGCGCATCGGATACATGGTGGACACCGCCGGGGTGGCGTTGGTGCTGGTGGCACCCGACGCGACGCCGTCCGCACTGGGAGAGGTCGACGTCGACGTGCTCACGGTCGACACCGGTGCAGGTCTCGCCGGTGACACCGCACCGGTGACCGACGCCGACCGTCTCGCGCCGCTGCGGCCCGAGCACGCGATGTACACGATCTTCACCTCCGGATCGACCGGCAGGCCGAAGGGTGTGACCCTGTCGCACGAGGCGGTCCTGAACCGGTTGTGGTGGGGTCTGCACCAGCTGCCCATCGGTACCGCGGACACCGTCGTGCTCAAGACCCCGTACACCTTCGACTGCTCGGTGCCGGAACTGTTCGCGCCGTTGATGATCGGTGCGCAGACGCTGGTCCTGGCCGCAGAGGGACACCTCGACCCGGTGTACGTGGCCGAGCAGATCGCCGAGCACCGGGCCACCATGGTCCACTTCGTGCCGTCGATGCTGTCGGTCTTCCTCGAACTGGCCGGACCCGAGCGGCTGGCCACCCTCGACACCGTCCGAATCCTCTCGACGACAGGTGAGGCGCTGCCGCCCGCGGTGGCCGCCCAGACACGCGCCCGGTTGCCCGGTGCCGACCTGTTCAACCTCTACGGCCCGACCGAGGCCGCGGTGGAGATCACCTATCAACACGTCGACACGGTCGACGAGGACGATTCGACCACCCCGATCGGTGTGCCGGTGTGGAATTCGACGTCTCATGTCCTCGACGGACGCCTGCGGCCGGTACCCGCCGGCGTCGCGGGCGAACTGTACGTCGGGGGTGTGCAGCTCGCCCGCGGGTACGCGGCACGGCCGGACCTGACCGCGGAGCGGTTCGTCGCGGACCCGTTCGGCGAGCCCGGTTCGCGGCTGTACCGAACCGGCGACCTGGTGCGGGTGAACCATCAGGGCGAGCTCGAGTACCTGGGTCGCACCGATTTCCAGGTCAAGCTGCGCGGCCAGCGAATCGAGCTCGGCGAGATCGAGTCCGTGCTGGCCGGGGCGCCCGGCGTGGTTCACGCGGTGGCCACCGTTGTCACGGCGCCTGCGGGTGGCGAACACCTGGTCGCCTATCTCGCCGGCGACGCCATCGACGTCGACGTGATCAAACACGATGTCGCTCAGGCGCTCCCGGAGTACATGCGCCCATCGGTGTGGACGGTGCTCGACGACATCCCGCGCAACACCGCGGGCAAACTCGACCGCCGTGCGCTGCCGGAGCCCGATTTCGCCTCGGCGGGCGAGTTCGTCGCTCCGTCGGGCGCCCTCGAAGAGCTCGTGGCGCAGGTGTTCGCCGACGTTCTCGGCGTGGACCGGATCGGCGTCACCGAGAGCTTCTTCGACATCGGTGGCAACTCGCTGTCGGCGACGCGGGTGGTGGCGCGGCTGGCCGAGGCGCTCGATGCGCAGGTGCCGGTCCGCATGCTGTTCGACGCCCCGTCGGTGCGTGAACTGGTCGCCCTGGTGGCGCCCGGTTCCGGTCAGCAGGCGACGTCCATCGTCGCCGTCACGCCGCGCCCGGACGAGATCCCGCTCTCACTTGCGCAGCAACGTATGTGGTTCATCAACCGCTTCGACCCGTCCGCGACGACCTACAACATCCCGATCGTCCTTCGACTCGAGGGTGACCTCGACGCCGGCGCCCTGAGGACGGCGATGACGGATGTGGTGACTCGCCATGAGATATTGCGGACGACCTATCCGGAGCGCGACGGCATTCCCCGCCAACTCGTGCATGACGTCGATGAGCCGGGCGGGCGTCCGGACTGGGCCGTGGTCGACACCCGCGCGGATCTGGAGAGCGCGGTTTCACGCGGCTTCGATGTGACATCGGAATCGCCAGTCCGAGTGCGTCTCTGGAGTTCCTCGGCAGACGACCACATCCTCGCCGTGGTGGTGCACCACATCGCTGCCGACGGCGAATCGATCGCCCCGCTGGTCGCCGATGTGATGACCGCCTACGCCGCCCGCCGTCGCGGTACACCCGCGGACCGGCCCGCCCTCGCCGTCCAGTTCGCCGACTACGCACTCTGGCAGCAGCGCGAACTCGGCTCACCCGACGACCCGCAGTCGGTCATCGGACGCCAACTCGACTTCTGGGGTCGCGAGCTCGCGGGTCTGCCCGACGTGCTCGAAATGCCGACCGATCGTCCGCGTCCGGCAGTGGCGGGCCACCGGGGTGCGGTGAGCCACTTCGAGATCCCGGCCGCGATCGCCGGACGGATCGGTGGGCTCGCGCAGGCACATGCGGCGACACCGTTCATGGTGGTGCAGAGCGCTCTGGCTGTGCTGCTCGCGCGTCTGGCGGCCGCCGACGACATAGCCATCGGCACACCGACCGCCGGGCGCGGGCACCGGGTGCTCGACGACCTCGTCGGCATGTTCGTCAACACCCTGGTACTGCGGACACAGGTGGATCCGTCGATGCCGTTCGGGGAGCTGATCGACGTGGTGCGGCGGGTCGACGTGAGCGCCTTCGAGCATGCCGACGTGCCGTTCGAGGCGGTCGTCGAGCGACTCAATCCGGTGCGGTCGGAGGCTTTCGCCCCGCTGACGCAGGTGTCGCTCACCTTCGATCAGTCCGCGATGACGGATTTCGCACCGGCAGCCCTCGCCGGCGCGGAGATCGACGGAATGCAGATCACCCCACTCACGGCCCCGGAGGTCTCGGCCAAGGTGGATCTCACGGTCGCGGTGTCCGCGGCCCCGGAGGGGCAGCCGTGGGCGGGGTCGATCGTCTTCGCCACCGACCTCTTCGACGAGCCGACGGTCGCCACTTTCGCCCGCCGCCTGATCGCGCTGCTCGACACGGTGACCGCGGTGCCGGAGATCGCTGTGGGGGATGTCGATCTGCTCGAAGACACCGAGCGCGCGCAGCTCGTGCCGGTGTCCGGCCCGGCCTCCGACGGACAGGTGCTGCTCGGCGAGATGTTCGATCGGTCGGCGCGGGAATGGCCCGGGCGCGAGGCCGTGGTCGACGCGATGGGCGGCAGACTCACCTACGCCGAGTTGGACGCGCGCGCGAATCGTCTGTCGAGAGTCCTGATCGCTCTGGGTGTGGGTCCGGATTCGCGGGTGGCACTGGCGATCCCGCGTTCGGTCGAGCTGATGACCGCGATCTGGGCGGTGGTGCGGGCCGGCGGGGCCTTCGTCCCGATCGACCCGGATTACCCGCGTGATCGCGTCCTGACGATGATCGACGATTGCGGAGCCGAGCTGGGACTGACCGTGCCGGCCGTCGCGGACCTCACCGACACCGGACCGCGCTGGCTGACCATGACCGGCGACGAGATCCGCGGACATGGGCTCGGTGACACCGAGATCTCGGCGGACCCCTTGTCGCCGAACGAACTACGCGGCGTCCCACGCCCGGACAACCTGGCGTACGTGATCTACACGTCGGGATCGACCGGGCGGCCGAAGGGGGTCGCGGTGACCCACCGGGGGCTCTACGACTTCACGATGGGGTCGATCGAATCCATTCCGTACGAGGCGGGCTCGCGCACTCTTGGCTACGTGTCGCCGAGTTTCGACGTCTCGATCTTCGAACTGGTCGTCACGATGTTCGGTGGTGGTGCCCTGATCTATCGTCCGGCCGACGCAGTGGGCGGTGACGATCTCCACCGGTATCTCGTGGAGCAGCGGATCACCCATGCGATGGTGCCGACGAGCGTGGCCGCCACACTGAGCGCCGAGGGACTGCCCGACCTGAAGTCACTGACCACCGGCGGTGAGGTGGTTCCGCAGACACTTGTCGACGAGTGGGCCCCACATGTCGACCTGTACAACGCGTACGGGCCCACCGAGACGACGATCGCCGTCACCTACACGCCACCGTTGCTCGCGGGCGAGCCGGTCTACGTCGGCAGCCCGTTCCGCGGGGTGCGGCTGGTGGTGCTCGACGAACGGCTGCGCCCGGTGCCGTTCGGCACGGCAGGCGAGCTCTACGTGGTCGGGAAGGCAGTGGCGCGTGGCTATCTCGGGCGACCCGGCCAGACCGCGGCGAGTTTCGTCGCCACTCCGTACGGCGATCCGGGTGAACTGATGTACCGCACCGGTGACGTGGTCCGCTGGGCCCTCGACCGCGCCGGACGGTACACGATCGAGTTCGGCGGCCGCAGCGACGACCAGGTGAAGCTGCGCGGCTTGCGAATCGAGCTCGGCGAGATCGAGACCGTCCTCGGAGAGCATCCCGACGTGCGGCGGGCCGTGGTCCTCGGTGTCGGAGCGCCGGTTTCGGCGCTCGCCGCCTACGTCGTCGGCGACCCGGACCTCGACGTCGGTGGACTTCGGGACCATCTCGCCGATCGTCTTCCGCGACACATGATCCCCGCGTCGTTCACAGTGCTCGACACCCTGCCGATGACGCCGGTCGGAAAGCTCGACAAACGGGCTCTGCCGCAGCCGGTGTCGGAGCCGACGGCCTACGTCGAACCCTCCACGGAATCGGAGCGGCAGGTGGCTGCGGTGTTCGCGGACATCCTCGACGTCGACCGGGTGAGCGCGACCGACGGCTTCTTCGATCTGGGCGGCAACTCACTGTCGGCCACGCGGGTGGTGTCCCGGCTGCGCGATCACGCACCGCACGTGGAACTCGCGTGGCTGTTCAGCGACCCGACCGTGAGCGGTGTGGCCGCACGCATCGACGCAGGAACCGACAGCGCGGTCGGGGAGACCCTGTTGGCGTTGCGGCGCGGCGGGAACCGGTCGCCGCTGTTCTGTGTCCATCCGGCCGGCGGGTTGGCGTGGTTCTACGGTGGACTCGCCCCGTATCTGGAGGGTCGGCCCATCTACGGCCTCCAGGACCCACATGTGGTCTCCGGAGAGCCGAGCGCGGCCACCGTCGACGAGCTCGCCGCACGGTACGTCGAGGAGATCCGTCGGGTGGCACCGGACGGGCCGTATCACCTCCTCGGCTGGTCGCTGGGTGGTCACGTCGCCCACGCGATGGCGACGATGTTGCAGGCCGACGGCCACAAGGTGGCCTTCCTGGGCATCATGGACGCCGCTGCGCCGTCCGAACGGGACGCGGACGGTTCGCCGGCCGGCGAGGCGGTCGCCCCGGCGCAGGACGAGGGCGGCTCGGTGGTCGGGGACATGCTCGGCGGGTGGCGCGATCTGTTCGATCTCGGCGACGACGTCCATGCGCGGACCCCAGAGGAGGTCGCCGCGGTGGTCCGTGAGCAGATCGCCGCCATGGGGCTGCTCCGCGCCGAGCAGGTCGAGTGGGTGATGGACAGCTTCGAGGCCGCGGAGAACATCGTGACGACCTACCATCCGGAGGTGTTCGACGGGCCCGTCGCGGTGGTCACCGCGACCGCCGACAAGGCCGACCCCGCCTCGGTCCGCTGGTCGTGGCGCCGGTTCGTCACCGGGACCATCGCGAACATCGATGTCGATGCGCATCACCTGGGACTGGCCGATGCCACCTCGCTCGAGATCATCGGGCCGTGGCTGGCAGAACGCCTGGAGGCCCGATGA